A genomic region of Halomonas aestuarii contains the following coding sequences:
- the plsY gene encoding glycerol-3-phosphate 1-O-acyltransferase PlsY, whose amino-acid sequence MAIGYLSGTWLGALTVCRLAGVGDPRLAGSCNPGFSNVLRLHGYRLAMATLAVDAVKGMPVLWLAMWLGLPPWGLGMVGLGVLLGHAYPAWYRFRGGKAVASAFGVMLVLTPWVALCCAALWTLLAWRMRTAALASLASAAMAPLASLWLAPEFVGVVIVFTLLVLGRHALNIRRLGRGDEPGL is encoded by the coding sequence ATGGCGATCGGCTATCTGAGCGGTACCTGGCTCGGTGCCCTCACGGTGTGCCGCCTCGCCGGCGTGGGCGATCCGCGGCTGGCCGGCTCCTGCAATCCGGGATTCTCCAACGTGCTGCGCCTTCACGGCTATCGGCTCGCCATGGCCACCCTGGCGGTGGATGCCGTCAAGGGCATGCCGGTGCTGTGGCTGGCCATGTGGCTCGGCCTGCCGCCCTGGGGGCTGGGGATGGTCGGACTCGGCGTGCTGCTGGGCCATGCCTACCCGGCCTGGTACCGCTTCCGCGGCGGCAAGGCGGTGGCCAGCGCCTTCGGCGTGATGCTGGTCCTCACGCCCTGGGTGGCGCTCTGCTGTGCCGCGCTCTGGACCCTGCTCGCCTGGCGGATGCGCACGGCGGCCCTCGCCTCGCTGGCGAGCGCCGCCATGGCGCCGCTGGCCAGCCTCTGGCTGGCCCCGGAGTTCGTGGGCGTGGTGATCGTCTTCACGCTGCTGGTGCTGGGGCGCCATGCGCTCAACATCCGCCGCCTCGGGCGCGGCGACGAACCCGGGCTGTGA
- the rpoD gene encoding RNA polymerase sigma factor RpoD, producing MAGNAQQQSRLKELIARGKEQGFLTYAEVNDHLPEDIADPDQVEDIIGMINDMGISVVEEAPDEDTLMMSDHSTDESAAEEAVAALAAVESDVGRTTDPVRMYMREMGTVELLTREGEIEIAKRIEEGTREVMSALAYLPGAVDSILDAYDATQDEEAPGRLSDLFSGFIDPDEGIPGVAEAEVPEEEPRDESEGDEDDDDTEAEEESVGGPDPEEARARFEQIRELNAAAQAAIEAHGRASKEAQEELARLAQLFSPIKLVPKHFERLVGQVRISVEQVRAQEKAIMQLCVKKAKVPRKTFIKAFPGSESRLEWLDEFAEANSKYAARLEPLRGDIHRSQRKIAFEEEMIQLPVTEIKEVNRRLSIGEAKARRAKKEMVEANLRLVISIAKKYTNRGLQFLDLIQEGNIGLMKAVDKFEYRRGYKFSTYATWWIRQAITRSIADQARTIRIPVHMIETINKLNRVSRQMLQEMGREPTPEELGERLEMPEDKVRKVLKIAKEPISMETPIGDDDDSHLGDFIEDGTILLPIDSATGEGLIEATRNVLGGLTAREAKVLRMRFGIDMNTDHTLEEVGKQFDVTRERIRQIEAKALRKLRHPSRSEPLRSFLDE from the coding sequence ATGGCTGGAAATGCGCAGCAGCAGTCACGTCTGAAGGAGTTGATCGCGCGCGGCAAGGAACAGGGCTTCCTGACCTATGCCGAGGTCAACGACCACCTTCCCGAGGATATCGCCGACCCGGATCAGGTGGAAGACATCATCGGCATGATCAACGACATGGGCATCAGCGTCGTCGAGGAAGCCCCCGATGAAGACACCCTGATGATGTCGGATCACTCCACCGACGAGTCGGCGGCCGAAGAGGCCGTGGCCGCGCTCGCCGCCGTGGAGAGCGACGTCGGCCGCACCACCGATCCCGTGCGCATGTACATGCGCGAGATGGGGACCGTCGAGCTGCTGACCCGCGAGGGCGAGATCGAGATCGCCAAGCGGATCGAGGAGGGCACCCGTGAGGTGATGTCCGCCCTGGCCTACCTGCCCGGTGCCGTCGACTCCATCCTCGACGCCTATGACGCGACCCAGGACGAGGAGGCCCCGGGCCGCCTCTCCGATCTGTTCTCCGGCTTCATCGACCCCGATGAGGGGATCCCCGGCGTGGCCGAGGCGGAAGTGCCCGAGGAGGAGCCCCGGGACGAGTCCGAGGGCGATGAAGACGACGACGATACCGAGGCGGAGGAAGAGAGCGTCGGCGGTCCCGACCCCGAGGAGGCGCGCGCCCGCTTCGAGCAGATCCGCGAGCTGAACGCCGCGGCCCAGGCGGCCATCGAGGCCCATGGTCGCGCCTCGAAGGAGGCCCAGGAGGAGCTGGCACGCCTGGCGCAGCTGTTCTCGCCGATCAAGCTGGTGCCCAAGCACTTCGAGCGGCTGGTGGGCCAGGTGCGCATCAGCGTGGAGCAGGTGCGCGCCCAGGAAAAGGCGATCATGCAGCTGTGCGTGAAGAAGGCCAAGGTGCCGCGCAAGACCTTCATCAAGGCCTTCCCGGGCAGCGAGTCGCGTCTCGAGTGGCTCGACGAGTTCGCCGAGGCCAACTCGAAGTATGCAGCGCGGCTGGAGCCGCTGCGGGGCGACATCCATCGCTCCCAGCGCAAGATCGCCTTCGAGGAGGAGATGATCCAGCTGCCGGTGACCGAGATCAAGGAGGTCAACCGTCGCCTCTCCATCGGCGAGGCCAAGGCCCGCCGGGCCAAGAAGGAGATGGTCGAGGCCAACCTGCGCCTGGTGATCTCCATCGCCAAGAAGTACACCAACCGTGGCCTGCAGTTCCTGGACCTGATCCAGGAGGGCAACATCGGCCTGATGAAGGCCGTGGACAAGTTCGAATACCGTCGCGGCTACAAGTTCTCGACCTACGCCACCTGGTGGATCCGCCAGGCGATCACCCGCTCGATCGCCGACCAGGCCCGCACCATCCGCATCCCGGTGCACATGATCGAGACCATCAACAAGCTCAACCGCGTCTCGCGGCAGATGCTTCAGGAGATGGGTCGCGAGCCGACGCCCGAGGAGCTCGGTGAGCGTCTCGAGATGCCGGAGGACAAGGTCCGCAAGGTGCTCAAGATCGCCAAGGAGCCGATCTCCATGGAGACGCCCATCGGTGACGATGACGACTCGCACCTGGGGGACTTCATCGAGGACGGCACGATCCTGCTGCCCATCGACTCGGCGACCGGCGAGGGGCTGATCGAGGCCACGCGCAACGTGCTCGGCGGCCTGACCGCCCGCGAGGCGAAGGTGCTGCGCATGCGCTTCGGCATCGACATGAACACCGACCACACCCTCGAGGAGGTCGGCAAGCAGTTCGATGTCACCCGCGAGCGGATCCGCCAGATCGAGGCGAAGGCGCTGCGCAAGCTGCGTCACCCCAGCCGCTCCGAACCGCTGCGCTCCTTCCTCGACGAGTAG
- the folK gene encoding 2-amino-4-hydroxy-6-hydroxymethyldihydropteridine diphosphokinase: protein MARVTVSIGSNIERDRHVQACLEALAKSFGQLAISRIFESEPVGFEDGRNFYNLVVAFESDLPVGELQAWCKRLEAANGRRKDLPKFGPRTLDIDLLTVGNLTGTHDGVELPRGEILHHAFVLQPLAELLPEARHPLTGETYRDHWARFEAGLQRLWPVDFTWRGRRLSSAE, encoded by the coding sequence ATGGCCAGGGTCACCGTCAGCATCGGCAGCAACATCGAACGCGACCGCCACGTGCAGGCCTGCCTGGAGGCGCTGGCGAAGAGCTTCGGCCAGCTTGCCATCTCGCGGATCTTCGAGAGCGAGCCGGTGGGCTTCGAGGATGGCCGCAACTTCTACAACCTGGTGGTGGCCTTCGAGAGCGACCTGCCGGTGGGCGAGCTGCAGGCCTGGTGCAAGCGACTGGAGGCGGCCAACGGCCGCCGCAAGGATCTCCCCAAGTTCGGTCCCCGCACCCTGGACATCGACCTGCTCACCGTGGGCAACCTCACCGGCACCCACGACGGCGTCGAGTTGCCCCGCGGCGAGATCCTGCACCACGCCTTCGTGCTGCAGCCGCTGGCCGAGCTGCTGCCCGAGGCACGCCATCCGCTCACCGGCGAGACCTATCGCGACCACTGGGCCCGCTTCGAGGCCGGCCTCCAGCGCCTCTGGCCGGTGGACTTCACCTGGCGGGGGCGGCGGCTCTCCTCCGCGGAGTAG
- the dnaG gene encoding DNA primase has translation MSGQIPQRFIDDLLARVDVVEVVGERVKLKKAGRNHSGLCPFHQEKSPSFTVSADKQFYHCFGCGAHGNALRFLMEYDKLRFPEAVEQLAGRLGMEVPREGADDPRAQARERKRKEGVNLLELSASFYRERLKMPEGEAARRYLADRGLSPEVQQTFGIGCAPAGWEALKRHLSERGIAEAVQIEYGLLIQHEESGRTYDRFRDRVMFPIRDVRGRTIAFGGRVLGDAKPKYLNSPETPVFHKGCELYGLFEARQANPRLERVVIVEGYMDVVALAQFGIRNAVATLGTSTSEEHLSRLFRMVSEVVFCFDGDRAGRQAATRALETVLPQMIDGRQARFMFLPEGEDPDTLVRREGPEAFEDRITCASPLSEFLFDHAAEGRDLATIEARERFASQVLAAIRQLPEGVLKSLLLGELSRRTGVDQSRFEALVTPREAPENEQRGPEAESVEEPVSRPEPGHGRGRQSLSLMGRVLQLLVHEPRLVERLPVEADWYPEADPEARLCREVERLLRAGRYRSAQVLLAHFHGTPEGERLATLARRELLIPAGARAAELDGLVEHFRRHRLRPSRQEEVDALLSKQQRGERLSQEDRQRLMVLLAELKG, from the coding sequence ATGTCCGGTCAGATCCCCCAGCGCTTCATCGATGACCTCCTGGCCCGTGTCGACGTGGTCGAGGTCGTCGGCGAGCGCGTGAAGCTGAAGAAGGCCGGCCGCAATCATTCGGGGCTCTGCCCCTTCCATCAGGAGAAGTCGCCGTCGTTCACCGTCAGCGCCGACAAGCAGTTCTATCACTGCTTCGGCTGCGGGGCCCACGGCAATGCCCTGCGATTCCTGATGGAGTACGACAAGCTGCGCTTCCCCGAGGCCGTGGAGCAACTGGCCGGGCGACTCGGCATGGAGGTGCCCCGCGAGGGCGCCGACGACCCGCGGGCTCAGGCCCGCGAGCGCAAGCGCAAGGAGGGGGTCAACCTGCTGGAGCTGTCGGCCAGCTTCTATCGGGAGCGGCTGAAGATGCCGGAAGGGGAGGCCGCCCGCCGGTACCTGGCCGACCGAGGGCTGTCGCCCGAGGTCCAGCAGACCTTCGGCATCGGCTGCGCCCCGGCCGGCTGGGAGGCGCTCAAGCGCCACCTGTCGGAGCGCGGCATCGCCGAGGCGGTGCAGATCGAGTACGGCCTGCTGATCCAGCACGAGGAGAGCGGCAGGACCTATGACCGGTTCCGCGACCGGGTGATGTTCCCGATCCGCGACGTCCGCGGGCGCACCATCGCCTTCGGCGGGCGCGTGCTGGGCGATGCCAAGCCCAAGTACCTCAATTCGCCCGAGACGCCGGTGTTCCACAAGGGGTGCGAGCTCTACGGTCTCTTCGAGGCTCGCCAGGCCAACCCGCGGCTCGAGCGGGTGGTGATCGTCGAGGGCTACATGGACGTGGTGGCGCTGGCCCAGTTCGGGATCCGCAACGCCGTGGCCACCCTGGGCACCTCGACCAGCGAGGAGCACCTGAGTCGGCTGTTCCGCATGGTCAGCGAGGTGGTGTTCTGTTTCGACGGCGACCGCGCCGGGCGCCAGGCCGCCACCCGGGCCCTGGAGACGGTGCTGCCGCAGATGATCGACGGGCGCCAGGCGCGGTTCATGTTCCTGCCCGAGGGCGAGGACCCGGATACGCTGGTGCGCCGCGAGGGGCCGGAGGCCTTCGAGGATCGCATCACCTGCGCGAGCCCCCTGTCGGAGTTCCTCTTCGATCACGCGGCCGAGGGGCGCGACCTGGCCACCATCGAGGCGCGGGAGCGTTTCGCCAGCCAGGTCCTGGCGGCCATCCGCCAGTTGCCGGAGGGCGTGCTGAAGTCCCTGCTGCTGGGGGAACTCTCGCGGCGTACCGGCGTCGATCAGTCGCGCTTCGAGGCTCTCGTCACGCCCCGCGAGGCGCCGGAGAACGAGCAGCGGGGGCCGGAGGCCGAGTCCGTCGAAGAGCCGGTGTCACGCCCCGAGCCGGGCCACGGCAGGGGGCGCCAGTCCCTGAGCCTGATGGGGCGCGTCCTGCAGCTGCTGGTGCACGAGCCGCGCCTGGTGGAGCGCCTGCCCGTGGAGGCCGACTGGTATCCCGAGGCGGACCCGGAAGCGCGGCTTTGCCGCGAGGTGGAGCGGCTCCTGCGGGCCGGTCGCTACCGCAGTGCCCAGGTGCTGCTTGCCCACTTCCACGGCACGCCCGAGGGAGAGCGGCTGGCCACGCTGGCGCGTCGTGAGCTGCTGATTCCGGCCGGGGCGCGGGCCGCCGAACTGGACGGGCTGGTCGAGCATTTCCGACGGCACCGGCTGAGGCCCTCGCGTCAGGAGGAAGTCGATGCCCTGCTGTCCAAGCAGCAGAGGGGAGAGCGGCTCTCCCAGGAGGACCGGCAGCGACTGATGGTGCTGCTGGCCGAGCTGAAGGGATGA
- the rpsU gene encoding 30S ribosomal protein S21 produces MPSVKVRDNEPFDVALRRFKRSCEKAGVLSEVRRREQYEKPTAERKRKAAAAVKRHAKKLQRERKRFERLY; encoded by the coding sequence ATGCCTTCTGTCAAAGTACGTGATAACGAGCCGTTTGACGTCGCGCTGCGTCGCTTCAAGCGTTCCTGTGAAAAGGCCGGTGTCCTCTCGGAAGTGCGTCGTCGCGAGCAGTACGAGAAGCCGACCGCAGAGCGCAAGCGCAAGGCGGCCGCGGCCGTCAAGCGTCATGCCAAGAAGCTTCAGCGTGAGCGCAAGCGTTTCGAACGGCTCTATTGA
- the folB gene encoding dihydroneopterin aldolase produces MDLVLIDALEVDTVIGVYDWERTITQTLRLDLELGTDIRPAAAGDDIALTLDYAAISERVKTFAGEHRFALVETFAERLAETLRAEFAIAWLRLTVRKPGAVAAAGAVGVSIERGSRPGDA; encoded by the coding sequence ATGGATCTTGTGCTGATCGACGCGCTCGAGGTGGACACCGTGATCGGCGTCTACGACTGGGAGCGCACCATCACCCAGACGCTGCGCCTCGATCTGGAGCTGGGCACCGACATCCGCCCCGCCGCGGCGGGTGACGACATCGCCCTGACCCTGGATTACGCCGCCATCAGCGAGCGCGTCAAAACCTTCGCCGGCGAGCACCGGTTCGCCCTGGTGGAGACCTTCGCCGAGCGCCTGGCCGAGACCCTGCGCGCCGAGTTCGCCATTGCCTGGCTGCGCCTGACCGTGCGCAAGCCCGGCGCCGTGGCGGCGGCCGGGGCGGTGGGGGTCTCCATCGAGCGCGGCAGCCGGCCGGGAGACGCCTGA
- the tsaD gene encoding tRNA (adenosine(37)-N6)-threonylcarbamoyltransferase complex transferase subunit TsaD: protein MRVLGIETSCDETGVALYDTERGLVADALYSQIAMHAEYGGVVPELASRDHTRRLLPLIQQVLDEAGLSRTALDAIAYTAGPGLVGALMVGASTAHGMARALEIPVLGVHHMEGHLLAPMLEDAPPGFPFVALLVSGGHTQLVEVQGLGRYRLLGESVDDAAGEAFDKAAKMLDLDYPGGPHIARLAEQGDPGRFRFPRPMTDRPGLDFSFSGLKTHTLTAIRQLEAAGELDDQARADVARAFEEAVVDTLVIKCRRALDQTGLKRLVVAGGVSANVRLRERLERECAKRDARAYYPRGRFCTDNGAMIAYVGAQRLLAGEHDETGIMKAVPRWPMDRLEAPAGA, encoded by the coding sequence ATGCGCGTACTGGGCATCGAGACCTCCTGCGACGAGACCGGCGTCGCCCTCTACGACACCGAGCGCGGCCTCGTGGCCGACGCCCTCTACAGCCAGATCGCCATGCACGCCGAGTACGGCGGCGTGGTCCCGGAGCTCGCCTCCCGCGACCATACGAGGCGCCTGCTGCCGCTGATCCAGCAGGTGCTGGACGAGGCCGGCCTGTCGCGCACGGCCCTCGACGCCATCGCCTACACCGCCGGCCCCGGACTGGTCGGGGCCCTGATGGTGGGCGCCAGCACCGCCCACGGCATGGCCCGGGCGCTGGAGATCCCAGTCCTCGGCGTCCACCACATGGAGGGCCACCTGCTGGCCCCCATGCTGGAGGACGCGCCCCCCGGCTTCCCCTTCGTGGCACTGCTGGTCTCCGGCGGCCATACCCAGCTGGTCGAGGTGCAGGGGCTGGGCCGCTATCGCCTGCTCGGCGAGTCGGTGGACGACGCGGCGGGCGAGGCCTTCGACAAGGCGGCCAAGATGCTGGACCTCGACTACCCCGGCGGCCCCCATATAGCCCGACTGGCCGAGCAGGGCGACCCCGGCCGCTTCCGCTTCCCGCGCCCGATGACCGACCGCCCGGGCCTGGACTTCAGCTTCTCGGGGCTCAAGACCCACACCCTGACCGCCATCCGCCAGCTGGAGGCGGCGGGCGAGCTGGACGACCAAGCCCGTGCCGACGTGGCCCGCGCCTTCGAGGAGGCCGTGGTCGATACCCTGGTGATCAAGTGCCGCCGCGCCCTCGACCAGACCGGCCTCAAGCGCCTGGTGGTCGCCGGCGGGGTGAGCGCCAACGTGCGGCTGCGCGAGCGACTCGAACGCGAATGCGCCAAGCGCGACGCCCGGGCCTACTATCCGCGAGGACGCTTCTGCACCGACAACGGCGCCATGATCGCGTACGTGGGAGCCCAGCGCCTGCTGGCCGGCGAACATGACGAGACCGGCATCATGAAGGCGGTGCCGCGCTGGCCGATGGACAGGCTCGAGGCACCCGCCGGCGCCTGA